TTCACTGGGGCGTAAAGGCAGATTACGCGGCCGCCTCAGAATCTGGAGAAGTTTTATGCAGCAACCATCTTGCAAAGATGAGCTACGTTATCGATCCGCTCGAGATTGAGTTCAAGGATTTCGAAGAGATTGGCATTTGGTGCTCTCTCCCTCCGGCACTATCAAGTGAAAGCATATCCAAGAGAGCTCCGAAGATTCATGTTCACAAGAGATTCAGCAGTAACTCCAATAAAGTTTTAGACAAGGACTTTGATGCTATCGTTTGTTCTTATAACGAAGACATGGGGCTGTTTGACAATCCTGAAATCACGAAGATTCAAGTTACGCCACCCGCGGCATTTGAATTCGTTCGCTCCCTTGAGGAGGGACGTGAAATGTCTTGTGTCACTTGCAAGAAATGTGGCTACCCGCACTTAGATTTAGGCGACTTCGCCATAAGCCCACACAAGAAACACTTCTGTGGCAACTGCGGTAACGATAGTATTTGGACTCCAGAACCGATTGTCTCCACGCCACTGAAACCACTGCATGATCGGTTTAGTAACAGCAACACCTATGTTGTCCCGGATCGAGCGTTCAACCTTGATGACTATGCAGGATTTGAGTATGAACTGTGGTCGTCAACACCGGCCGTGCTATGGACAGCCAATCGGCCCCAGGAAAAAGGAATTCATGTGCATGTGTATGAGAAGGGGCGTCGAGTTGTCGATGACACATTTGGCACGGTGGTCTATCATGGTAAGCCACTCGATCGGGATTCAATGTGGCAAAACATGGTTCAAAACACGTTGTACTGAAGTTGCCTAACAATACAGTGTATCCGGCGCCCGCAATCGAGTGTGGCTGATTGTGAACGTTAGGCCACATCCAGGCATGGTGACTCGATGGCTCAGATAACACGGTCTCAGAGATTCCTCCAGAAGGCTGAGGCTGCCTTGGTCGCAGCCATTGAGATCTACAACAAACCTGACTTTCGTTACCGTGAAGAGTCCTTCGCCATTCTGGTCCTCAATGCATGGGAGCTCCTACTCAAAGCCAAGCTTCTCACTGAACACTCCAATGATCCCAAGTGCCTTTACGTCTATGAGGCGCGGGCAAGCAAGAAGGGAAAGCCGACGAAGAAGCGCTACAAGAAGCGCAACAGGGCCGGTAACTGCCAAACCTTGGGTCTGGGGCAATGCGTCGTTGCACTGGAGAAACGCGGCACAGCACTAGCCCCTGGTGTCAAAAAGAATCTCGACGCAATCTCAGAGGTTCGCGATAATGCCGTCCACTTCATCGCCGCCGGGCCTCTTCTAGCCAAGCAGGTCTTTGAGTTCGGTACTGCGGCTGTCGCAAACTTCCTTCGTCTAGCGCGCGAGTGGTTTGCCTACGATTTGTCCAAATATCACCTCTATCTCATGCCCATCGGGTTTGTTGCGCCACCTCGCGATGCGGAGAGCATTGTTGTCAGTAGCGATGAAGCCCTATTGATTCGATACCTTTCGGCCTTGGCAGCAGCCACCGAGGTCGCTGATGACGATCCATATCAAATTGCACTCACCCTGAATCTTCGGATGAAGCGCACCAACGCCACTACTGGGCTTAGAGTGGCGATTACCGACGACCCTGACGCTCCGAAAGTCTTCCTGAAGGACGAGGTGTTTAAGGCCCGCTATCCCTGGACATACAACCAGCTTACTGCGAAGCTTCGGAAGCGCTATTCCGACTTCAAGGTTACGAACAAGTATCATGTCGCCCGCAGGGCTCTGATGGCCGATGCTAAGTACTGCATGTCTCGCTTCTTGGACCCAGACAATCCAAAGAGCGCACGACAAGACTTCTTCAGCCCTCATGTGTTTGAGGAGTTTGACAAACGCTACACTCTTCGCAAAGGTGTGGCCTAACCTGCGCATGATGGCAGGAAATGGAAGCCCGGTTTCAGGCTAGAAAAGAAAATGTACCGGGAGTCTTTTCTTGGCGTCACGGCCTTGGATACGGCGCTGTCCATTGAGGATATGGATGTTCCAGGATTCAGACTGCATCCCTTGAAAGGCTTGGAGCGCGGCCGATGGTCTGTATGGGTAAATGGAAACT
The Nitrospira sp. genome window above contains:
- a CDS encoding DUF3644 domain-containing protein, whose product is MVAAIEIYNKPDFRYREESFAILVLNAWELLLKAKLLTEHSNDPKCLYVYEARASKKGKPTKKRYKKRNRAGNCQTLGLGQCVVALEKRGTALAPGVKKNLDAISEVRDNAVHFIAAGPLLAKQVFEFGTAAVANFLRLAREWFAYDLSKYHLYLMPIGFVAPPRDAESIVVSSDEALLIRYLSALAAATEVADDDPYQIALTLNLRMKRTNATTGLRVAITDDPDAPKVFLKDEVFKARYPWTYNQLTAKLRKRYSDFKVTNKYHVARRALMADAKYCMSRFLDPDNPKSARQDFFSPHVFEEFDKRYTLRKGVA